One genomic segment of Gopherus flavomarginatus isolate rGopFla2 chromosome 11, rGopFla2.mat.asm, whole genome shotgun sequence includes these proteins:
- the NEURL2 gene encoding neuralized-like protein 2 has protein sequence MSPLSPHQLYRARCLSLTGLLKNSHNPVLSVKATEMAAACHPPTRFHHVHGTNIRIDPSHTQATRVESFANGLCFSQEPLEPGQIFLVEIEEKELGWCGHLRVGLTAHDPRSLDVVPEYSLPDLVSMGDTWVFAITRHHNRVTPDGSDARVQGFLSEPYLLIEQVRIPRDKLVGRSRPSQYSHMLDDLYKTNVLPPTARRSRIGVLYAIRSDGMADMHIIINGEDMGPSARSLPASRPLYAVIDVFASTKSVRVIQVEYGFPSLQTLCRLLIQKHIVHRLAIDGLDLPPLLKNFCKHE, from the exons ATGTCACCACTCTCCCCACACCAGCTGTACAGAGCCAGGTGCCTGAGCCTGACTGGCCTGCTTAAAAATAGCCACAACCCTGTGCTCTCTGTGAAGGCCACAGAGATGGCTGCTGCCTGCCACCCACCCACCCGATTCCACCACGTCCATGGCACCAACATCCGCATTGACCCCTCGCACACTCAGGCCACCAGGGTGGAGAGCTTTGCCAACGGGCTATGTTTcagccaggagcccctggagcctgGACAGATCTTCCTAGTGGAGATTGAGGAGAAGGAGCTGGGCTGGTGTGGCCACTTGCGGGTGGGGCTAACAGCACATGACCCAAGAAGCCTGGATGTGGTGCCAGAGTATTCGCTCCCAGACCTGGTCAGTATGGGGGACACCTGGGTTTTTGCCATCACCAGGCATCACAACCGTGTTACTCCAGATGGCTCGGATGCTCGGGTCCAAGGCTTCCTCTCAGAACCCTACCTGCTCATAGAACAAGTCAGGATTCCCCGAGACAAGCTGGTGGGACGGAGCAGGCCCAGCCAGTACAGCCACATGCTGGATGACTTGTACAAGACAAATGTGCTGCCCCCGACAGCCCGGAGGAGCAGGATTGGGGTGCTGTATGCCATCCGGTCTGACGGGATGGCAGACATGCACATCATCATCAATGGAGAAGACATGGGACCGAGTGCCAGGAGCCTCCCTGCCTCCCGCCCACTGTATGCAGTGATCGATGTCTTTGCTTCAACCAAGAGTGTCCGTGTCATCCAAGTGGAATATGGCT TCCCTTCCTTGCAGACCCTCTGTCGACTGCTCATCCAGAAGCACATTGTGCACCGACTGGCCATCGATGGGCTGGACCTGCCTCCACTCTTGAAGAACTTCTGCAAACATGAATGA
- the CTSA gene encoding lysosomal protective protein, which translates to MGPVLLCALLLAAPRVGAAPSADEVTYLPGLAKQPSFRQYSGYLRIDPHKRLHYWFTEAQSNPESSPLVLWLNGGPGCSSMSGLLTEHGPFMIQPDGTTLQYNDYSWNKIANMLYLESPAGVGFSYSDDKDYATNDTQVARDNYLALKEFFRLFPEYSKNEFFLTGESYAGVYIPTLAEWVMQDSSINLKGLAVGNGLSSYEINDNSLVYFAYYHGLLGTRLWTDLQRFCCSQGKCNFHKNPNLNCTLRMQEMIQIVEESGLNIYNLYAPCPGGVPGSYRYDQDQLISHDLGISFIHQPLKYSWRQNLLQMPAAKKGVRLEPPCTNSTASTTYLNTPEVRQALHISPEAPEWRICSSEVNHNYKRQYMTVNDQYLKLLGTMKYQILVYNGDIDMACNFLGDEWFVDSLSQKVQVARRPWLYNDGTEDQIGGFVKEFTNIAFLTIKGAGHMVPTDQPQAAFTMFSRFIQQQPY; encoded by the exons ATGGGGCCCGTCCTGCTCTGCGCGCTGCTGCTGGCCGCCCCCCGCGTCGGGGCTGCGCCCTCCGCCGACGAGGTGACCTACCTGCCGGGGCTGGCCAAGCAGCCCTCCTTCCGGCAGTACTCGGGCTACCTCCGCATCGACCCCCACAAGCGTCTGCACTACTG GTTTACAGAGGCTCAGAGCAACCCTGAGAGCAGCCCTCTGGTGCTGTGGCTGAACGGGGGACCTGGCTGCAGCTCCATGTCTGGCTTATTGACAGAGCATGGCCCCTTCATG ATCCAGCCAGATGGGACCACGCTGCAGTACAATGACTATTCCTGGAATAAG ATTGCCAACATGCTGTACCTGGAGTCCCCAGCGGGTGTTGGCTTCTCCTACTCTGATGACAAAGACTATGCCACTAATGACACCCAG GTGGCCCGTGATAACTACTTGGCGCTGAAGGAGTTCTTCCGCCTCTTTCCGGAGTACAGCAAGAACGAGTTCTTCCTCACCGGGGAGAGCTATGCTGGCGTTTACATACCCACGTTGGCTGAGTGGGTGATGCAGGACTCCAGCATCAACTTGAAG GGACTTGCTGTGGGAAATGGCCTCTCCTCCTATGAGATCAATGACAACTCCCTGGTTTACTTTGCCTATTACCACGGCCTCCTGGGAACCAG GCTGTGGACAGATCTGCAGCGCTTCTGTTGCTCCCAGGGAAAATGCAACTTCCATAAAAACCCCAACCTGAACTGCACACTCAGG ATGCAAGAGATGATCCAGATTGTGGAGGAGTCAGGCCTGAACATCTACAATCTCTATGCCCCATGTCCTGGCGGTGTCCCTGGAAGCTACAG GTATGATCAGGACCAGCTCATCAGCCATGACCTGGGCATCTCCTTCATCCACCAGCCCCTGAAATACTCCTGGAGGCAG AATCTGCTCCAGATGCCAGCAGCCAAGAAAGGGGTTCGCCTAGAACCCCCTTGCACCAACTCCACAGCCTCCACCACCTACCTGAACACCCCTGAAGTGAGGCAGGCGCTGCACATCTCTCCCGAGGCACCTGAGTGGCGCATATGCAG TTCGGAGGTGAACCACAACTACAAGCGGCAGTACATGACTGTGAACGACCAGTACCTGAAGCTGCTTGGCACCATG AAATACCAGATCCTGGTGTACAATGGTGACATCGACATGGCCTGCAACTTCCTGGGGGATGAGTGGTTCGTGGACTCCCTGAGCCAGAAG GTACAAGTGGCCCGCAGGCCCTGGCTGTACAACGATGGGACTGAAGACCAGATTGGGGGTTTTGTGAAGGAATTCACCAACATTGCCTTCCTCACCATCAAG GGAGCCGGCCATATGGTGCCCACAGACCAACCGCAAGCTGCCTTCACCATGTTCAGCCGCTTCATTCAACAGCAGCCTTACTGA